In one window of Streptomyces sp. NBC_01224 DNA:
- a CDS encoding GvpL/GvpF family gas vesicle protein, translated as MTATVSYAYAVARDADGSLEKALSGLPGVAEASVHLVRVEDSDDVVVAVSPVPERDFREAALRAHLEDLDWLESVARAHHRVIEALAARTAVLPLRLATVYLDDERVRLMLRARHEAFAGRLTDLAAQVEWGVKIYVEAAAETERPAGPPTDAGLSPGRAYLSQRRAQRHAREDAYRGAEQAAERVEAAARAYAVDRVQHRPQQGELARGPGENVINDAYLVPLQHAEDFRADVMQAAEALPGVHVEVTGPWAPYSFAALAEAEPLKGTTP; from the coding sequence ATGACCGCCACGGTCTCCTATGCGTACGCCGTAGCACGGGACGCCGACGGATCGCTGGAAAAAGCTCTGTCCGGGCTCCCTGGAGTGGCGGAGGCGTCGGTGCATCTAGTGCGTGTAGAAGACAGCGACGATGTGGTGGTCGCCGTGAGCCCGGTACCCGAGCGAGACTTCCGAGAAGCCGCGCTGCGAGCGCATCTTGAGGACTTGGACTGGCTGGAGTCAGTCGCCCGCGCCCATCACCGGGTGATTGAGGCCTTGGCCGCCCGCACCGCCGTCCTGCCACTGCGTCTGGCGACGGTATACCTCGACGACGAGCGGGTGCGACTCATGCTCCGGGCCCGCCACGAGGCGTTTGCCGGCAGACTGACCGACCTGGCAGCGCAGGTGGAGTGGGGCGTCAAGATCTATGTCGAAGCGGCCGCTGAGACCGAGAGGCCAGCAGGCCCACCCACAGATGCGGGTCTGAGCCCCGGGCGGGCCTACCTCAGCCAGCGCAGAGCACAGCGACACGCCCGCGAAGACGCCTATCGGGGCGCCGAACAGGCAGCCGAGCGGGTCGAGGCCGCCGCCCGCGCTTATGCGGTTGATCGCGTCCAGCACCGGCCGCAGCAAGGCGAACTCGCCCGCGGGCCGGGAGAGAACGTCATCAACGACGCCTACCTTGTGCCACTGCAACACGCCGAAGACTTCCGCGCCGATGTCATGCAGGCCGCGGAAGCACTACCCGGGGTACACGTCGAAGTCACCGGGCCGTGGGCCCCGTACTCCTTCGCCGCCCTCGCCGAAGCAGAACCGCTGAAGGGGACCACGCCGTGA
- a CDS encoding gas vesicle protein — MTEPVARRLGDLPSRSAPYGQGSSANLADILERVLDKGIVIAGDIQINLLDIELLTIKLRLLIASVDKAKEMGIDWWEHDPSLSSRANDGYRSLAEENKRLQAEITALREDRELARVKDEESRAATPRRTSHTKRAEPSPRSERRDEP; from the coding sequence GTGACCGAACCCGTCGCCAGGAGGCTGGGCGACCTCCCGTCCAGGTCCGCCCCGTATGGCCAGGGCTCCTCGGCCAATCTCGCCGACATCCTGGAGCGCGTCCTGGACAAAGGCATCGTCATCGCAGGCGATATCCAGATCAACCTCCTGGACATCGAACTACTTACCATCAAGCTGCGCCTGCTGATCGCTTCGGTGGACAAAGCGAAGGAAATGGGCATTGACTGGTGGGAGCACGATCCCTCACTGTCGTCACGCGCCAACGACGGCTACCGCTCACTCGCCGAGGAGAACAAACGGCTGCAGGCTGAAATCACGGCGCTGCGCGAGGACCGCGAGCTGGCACGGGTCAAGGACGAGGAGAGCCGCGCTGCGACTCCCCGGCGCACCTCACATACCAAACGAGCAGAGCCCAGCCCCCGCAGCGAGAGGCGGGACGAGCCATGA
- a CDS encoding gas vesicle protein GvpG gives MGLLTQLATLPLAPVRGVAWVMERVVEAAENEYYDPAPVERELAALERALVAGDIDEETFDRREDELLDRLDEIRAHVQGVDT, from the coding sequence ATGGGACTGCTGACTCAACTCGCGACTCTTCCGCTGGCGCCGGTGCGCGGCGTGGCCTGGGTCATGGAGCGCGTCGTCGAGGCCGCGGAGAACGAGTACTACGACCCGGCACCCGTCGAACGGGAACTCGCCGCACTTGAGCGAGCGCTCGTGGCGGGAGACATCGACGAGGAAACCTTCGACCGGCGCGAGGACGAGTTGCTGGACCGGCTGGACGAGATCAGGGCCCATGTCCAGGGCGTCGATACCTGA
- a CDS encoding GvpL/GvpF family gas vesicle protein, producing MAVYVYSIVRATHPQRLDGLHGVGDPPATLRTVRTETLSAVVSDAPEELRPKRRDLSAHQSVQEQLMADGTVLPLQFGFTTTDDDAVRAVLEDGTDNFGERLRALEGCVEYHLKAAQDEDALLRQILQESDAARELNEEIRSGRSSPELPLALGELVSQEVQARQDRLAVAVLDALRGLAREERSSQPTGNDFLNVSFLVERDNEKSFLGAEQDIAKELGEDFDLRLVGPLPAYSFV from the coding sequence ATGGCCGTATACGTGTATTCCATTGTCAGGGCCACCCATCCGCAGCGCTTGGACGGCCTCCACGGGGTGGGGGACCCGCCTGCGACCCTCCGCACGGTGCGCACCGAAACACTGTCCGCAGTCGTCAGCGACGCGCCCGAGGAGCTGCGTCCCAAACGCCGAGACCTCAGCGCACACCAGTCCGTCCAGGAACAGCTGATGGCCGACGGCACCGTTTTGCCGCTGCAGTTCGGCTTCACCACCACGGACGACGACGCTGTACGAGCGGTCCTGGAGGACGGTACGGATAATTTCGGCGAACGCTTGCGGGCGCTGGAGGGCTGCGTGGAATACCACCTGAAGGCCGCCCAGGACGAGGATGCGCTGTTGCGCCAAATCCTTCAGGAGTCCGACGCGGCACGCGAGCTCAACGAGGAGATCAGAAGCGGCCGCAGCAGCCCGGAACTGCCGCTCGCCCTCGGGGAGCTGGTCTCCCAAGAAGTGCAAGCGCGGCAGGATCGGCTCGCTGTCGCAGTCCTCGATGCGCTGCGCGGACTCGCGCGGGAAGAACGCTCGTCGCAGCCGACCGGGAACGACTTCTTGAATGTGTCCTTTCTTGTGGAGCGGGACAACGAGAAGAGCTTCCTCGGCGCGGAACAGGACATCGCCAAGGAGCTGGGCGAGGACTTCGACCTGCGACTGGTCGGCCCGCTGCCCGCCTACAGCTTCGTCTAA
- a CDS encoding gas vesicle structural protein GvpA — protein sequence MTMVPQGGGTISRAGGGGSGNLYDILELILDRGLVIDVFVRVSLVGIEILKIDARIVVASVDTYLRFAEACNRLDLEEGRKAPSQLTDLVGEVTESGAHGKAKGALSGAADVLTDALKGGRDDDEAEQSEKRRKEPEERRERPRRRPAARRREE from the coding sequence ATGACTATGGTGCCGCAGGGCGGAGGAACCATTTCCAGGGCCGGCGGAGGAGGGTCGGGGAACCTTTACGACATCCTCGAGCTGATTCTGGACCGCGGCCTGGTGATCGATGTTTTTGTACGTGTGTCCTTGGTGGGCATCGAGATCCTCAAGATCGATGCCCGCATCGTCGTGGCGAGCGTGGATACCTACCTGCGTTTCGCGGAGGCCTGCAACCGCCTCGATCTGGAGGAGGGCCGCAAGGCTCCGTCTCAGCTGACCGACCTGGTCGGCGAGGTAACCGAGAGTGGAGCACACGGCAAAGCCAAGGGCGCACTGAGCGGGGCCGCTGACGTGCTGACCGATGCTCTGAAAGGGGGACGTGACGACGACGAGGCCGAGCAGTCAGAAAAGAGGCGCAAGGAGCCCGAGGAGAGGCGGGAGCGGCCGCGGCGTCGGCCTGCCGCCCGACGCCGCGAGGAGTGA
- a CDS encoding gas vesicle protein GvpO, with product MAVGEEDETGRVRRPSSKKPVKKTARKTSTGRASSRTSETKRAARRVSAPRAMRYAAEQLQELLGRAPESVSAVKPTESGWQADVEVLELERIPATTSVMASYRVTLDEEGELLAYERTRRYTRAQIDPRG from the coding sequence ATGGCCGTAGGCGAAGAGGACGAGACAGGGCGCGTCCGGCGTCCGTCCAGCAAGAAGCCCGTCAAGAAGACCGCCAGGAAAACCAGCACCGGACGGGCCAGCAGCCGCACGAGCGAAACGAAGCGTGCGGCCCGTAGGGTTTCGGCCCCGCGGGCCATGCGGTATGCGGCTGAGCAGCTCCAGGAGCTTTTGGGGCGAGCACCCGAGTCCGTCTCGGCGGTGAAGCCGACGGAGAGCGGCTGGCAGGCGGACGTGGAAGTTTTGGAGCTGGAGCGTATCCCCGCTACTACCAGCGTGATGGCGAGTTACCGGGTGACGCTGGACGAGGAAGGCGAACTGCTGGCGTACGAGCGCACCCGCCGCTACACCCGAGCCCAGATCGACCCGCGTGGCTAG
- a CDS encoding DUF6131 family protein: MIILGIILLVVGFVTGISILWTIGIVLAVIGVVLWILGSLGHAVAGRRHYW, translated from the coding sequence GTGATAATTCTCGGAATTATTTTGCTTGTCGTCGGGTTCGTGACCGGGATCTCCATACTGTGGACAATCGGGATTGTTCTCGCGGTCATCGGGGTCGTCTTGTGGATCTTGGGGTCGCTGGGGCACGCGGTCGCTGGACGAAGGCATTACTGGTAG